Proteins co-encoded in one Arachis stenosperma cultivar V10309 chromosome 7, arast.V10309.gnm1.PFL2, whole genome shotgun sequence genomic window:
- the LOC130941809 gene encoding L-type lectin-domain containing receptor kinase VIII.2-like, translating to MDPSCYNIFCIILLLNLLAAIVPYRFAVSSYASDVPINVTKHFFFPNFNLNNNPRLVHEVKLLGSAKFSDENGAIQIPIESQDTDIRHQAGRGIYNFPIRLLDPRTQTPASFETTFAFQLNNSTSSDESSNGGSGLTFIIVPDEFTVGRSGPWLAMLNDVCENDYKAVAVEFDTRKNPEFRDPNDNHIGINLGTIVSTKTINASDAGVSLKDGSVHRAWIKYDGQQRRMDIHLGLAEQFVYPSKPIFSESINLTPYLNEYMFVGFSASTGNHTQIHNILSWNFTSTSQAFLRLPSSETCQGQILLQNSTGAAEEATTKSSKDEPSKSFLIFVAAVAIVLVVLIGFYFVSKHRRNAAKSKSPMDVEIHRPRPPNKPRRFTFSELSSATRSYSEIELLGNDSRGVYYRGKLSNGTQVAVKRFSEQFLGTHGSDKKRLLKEIKTISAVRHPNLLPLRGWCQDNHQVMVVYDFVPNGSLDKWLFGAGVLPWTRRFKVIKDVADGLSFLHGKQLAHKNLKCSSVFLDVSFRAVLGDFGFVLMGAESKQFEAQVCHGADVFEFGVLVLEVIAGRKRNESDEGKPEEKNLLDFAWNLHEIDEKVKIVDRKMGSLINLEQAIRVLEIGLLCTLNENKGRPSMEQVVEFLGNMEKPIPELPRTRPVALFPYSSANTGLCNAYSCTF from the exons ATGGATCCCTCATGCTATaatattttctgcataattttgTTGCTCAATCTTCTAGCAGCTATAGTTCCATACAGATTTGCTGTTTCTTCTTATGCTAGTGATGTTCCAATTAATGTTACCAAACACTTTTTCTTCCCAAATTTCAACTTGAACAACAACCCTAGATTAGTCCATGAAGTGAAGCTTCTAGGCAGTGCCAAATTCTCAGATGAAAATGGTGCAATTCAGATCCCAATTGAGTCACAAGACACTGACATAAGGCACCAAGCAGGTAGAGGAATCTACAACTTCCCAATTCGCCTTCTAGATCCGAGAACACAAACTCCGGCGTCTTTCGAAACCACCTTCGCTTTTCAGCTCAACAATTCAACATCCTCTGATGAATCCTCCAATGGAGGAAGTGGTTTAACCTTCATAATTGTTCCTGATGAGTTCACAGTTGGAAGATCTGGTCCATGGCTTGCAATGCTCAATGATGTTTGTGAGAATGACTATAAGGCAGTTGCAGTTGAATTTGACACAAGGAAGAACCCTGAATTTCGTGATCCAAATGATAACCATATTGGTATCAATTTAGGTACCATAGTATCTACAAAAACTATAAATGCTTCTGATGCTGGTGTTTCTCTTAAGGATGGTTCTGTTCATAGGGCTTGGATCAAATATGATGGTCAACAAAGGAGGATGGATATTCATCTCGGCCTCGCCGAGCAATTTGTTTATCCATCCAAGCCAATCTTCTCAGAGTCCATTAATCTTACTCCTTATCTAAATGAGTACATGTTTGTAGGGTTCTCAGCTTCCACAG GTAACCATACTCAAATCCATAATATACTCTCTTGGAATTTCACTTCAACTAGCCAAGCTTTCCTCCGGTTACCGTCATCCGAAACTTGCCAGGGCCAGATCTTGCTTCAGAATAGTACTGGAGCTGCAGAAGAAGCTACCACAAAGTCTTCAAAGGACGAACCTTCTAAAAGCTTCTTGATTTTCGTGGCTGCGGTTGCGATTGTTCTCGTTGTTCTGATTGGTTTCTACTTTGTCAGCAAGCACAGAAGGAACGCTGCCAAATCAAAAAGTCCAATGGATGTAGAGATTCACAGGCCAAGGCCTCCAAACAAGCCTCGCCGCTTCACCTTCTCTGAGCTTTCGTCTGCAACTCGGTCTTACAGTGAAATTGAGTTGCTTGGAAATGATTCCAGAGGAGTGTACTACAGAGGGAAGCTTTCTAATGGTACACAGGTTGCTGTGAAGAGATTCTCGGAGCAGTTCCTTGGCACACACGGATCTGATAAGAAGCGTTTGTTAAAGGAAATCAAGACAATCAGCGCGGTTCGCCACCCGAATTTGCTTCCCCTTAGAGGCTGGTGCCAGGACAATCATCAAGTCATGGTGGTTTATGACTTTGTCCCCAATGGCAGCCTAGATAAATGGCTATTTGGGGCCGGCGTTCTTCCGTGGACGCGAAGATTCAAAGTCATAAAGGATGTAGCTGATGGCTTGAGTTTCCTCCACGGCAAGCAACTAGCCCACAAGAACTTGAAATGCAGCAGTGTGTTCCTTGATGTCAGCTTCAGAGCCGTGTTGGGGGACTTTGGATTCGTCCTAATGGGGGCCGAATCAAAACAATTCGAGGCTCAAGTGTGCCACGGCGCAGACGTGTTTGAATTCGGAGTCCTTGTGTTGGAAGTAATAGCAGGAAGGAAAAGGAATGAGAGTGATGAAGGGAAGCCTGAGGAGAAGAATTTGTTGGATTTTGCTTGGAACTTGCATGAGATTGATGAGAAAGTGAAGATTGTAGATAGAAAGATGGGATCATTGATAAACTTGGAGCAAGCAATTagagttcttgaaattggtTTGCTTTGCACTTTGAATGAGAACAAAGGGAGACCCTCAATGGAGCAAGTTGTGGAGTTTCTTGGTAACATGGAGAAGCCTATTCCTGAGCTTCCAAGAACTCGCCCTGTTGCCTTGTTTCCTTATAGTAGTGCCAATACTGGACTTTGCAATGCTTATTCTTGTACCTTTTAG
- the LOC130939682 gene encoding pentatricopeptide repeat-containing protein At4g14050, mitochondrial-like has protein sequence MDGNTFTYSLLLKFSANLGFIIHGTMIHGHIVRLGFQDDLFVQTALVDMYAKCTYVECARHMFDEMTQRSVVSWNDMKVKQSNRTHPIFCTSPYSNYSISFCKPNTWSLSDEFINNNRITCSLVS, from the coding sequence ATGGATGGGAACACCTTCACTTACTCTTTGCTCCTAAAGTTCTCTGCCAACCTTGGTTTTATTATTCATGGGACTATGATTCATGGCCATATTGTGAGACTTGGCTTTCAAGATGACTTATTTGTTCAAACTGCACTTGTTGACATGTATGCTAAGTGCACTTATGTTGAGTGTGCACGCCacatgtttgatgaaatgaCGCAGAGAAGTGTCGTGTCCTGGAACGACATGAAGGTGAAGCAGAGCAACCGAACACATCCCATCTTCTGCACAAGTCCATATTCAAACTACTCAATCAGTTTTTGCAAGCCCAATACGTGGTCTTTATCCGATgaattcataaacaacaatcgTATTACGTGCTCATTAGTCTCGTAA